In Porites lutea chromosome 7, jaPorLute2.1, whole genome shotgun sequence, a single window of DNA contains:
- the LOC140943665 gene encoding uncharacterized protein produces the protein MSHVALDNRREDSEPVIIVPYFPRGLAKSTEQPLDFNFTLYLYDTLRLPLGLFPDDQDQEVLFEDLQQCMQYCWCYATQRQDWMRDHPVTQDHSQERRAQLSKETIFREAGQPLGVNMTTGNALFDRNLADLRLDVFGNVMFLKAPHWSDVSVQFMHGFPRRLIADHHCGLLRGNITVAARISNQAVRSLSAGN, from the coding sequence ATGTCACATGTAGCCCTCGACAACAGGCGTGAAGATTCGGAGCCAGTAATAATTGTCCCATACTTTCCACGTggcctggctaaatctacagaGCAACCCTTGGACTTCAACTTTACCCTGTATTTGTACGACACCTTACGTCTGCCTCTCGGCCTTTTCCCTGACGATCAAGATCAAGAGGTGCTGTTCGAAGACTTGCAGCAATGCATGCAGTACTGTTGGTGTTATGCAACACAGAGGCAGGATTGGATGCGTGATCACCCAGTCACCCAAGACCATTCGCAGGAGAGGCGAGCTCAGCTCTCCAAGGAGACCATCTTCCGTGAGGCAGGACAGCCTTTAGGAGTTAATATGACAACTGGCAATGCACTCTTCGACAGAAACTTGGCGGACCTACGTCTGGACGTGTTTGGGAATGTCATGTTTCTCAAGGCTCCCCACTGGAGTGATGTCTCTGTGCAGTTTATGCACGGTTTTCCTCGCCGCCTCATTGCAGACCACCACTGCGGCCTGTTAAGGGGAAATATCACTGTTGCTGCCCGTATCTCCAATCAGGCAGTCCGTAGCTTGTCTGCAGGTAACTAA